The following proteins come from a genomic window of Pseudomonas sp. WJP1:
- the rlmF gene encoding 23S rRNA (adenine(1618)-N(6))-methyltransferase RlmF, with product MTAPRTPKPARKKPVSATPAKAVEPREKASLHPRNRHQGRYDFPALIKTTPELAKFVIINPYGKESIDFASPDAVRVFNRALLKSFYGIAHWDIPADYLCPPVPGRADYVHFLADLLASANEGVIPRGAAVKVLDIGMGANCVYPLIGHSDYRWQFLGSEIDSTAIAAAKAIIQANGLNKAIQIRQQSNPKQILLGLLESAERFDLTMCNPPFHASLDEATRGSTRKWRALGKADPKRKLPVLNFGGQAAELWCEGGEARFVTQLISESAQVGQQVLWFSTLVSKASNLPAIQTALKKAGALQSQVVEMSQGQKQSRFVAWTFQTPAQQQAWRQARWVKPSA from the coding sequence ATGACCGCCCCCCGCACACCCAAACCTGCGCGTAAAAAGCCCGTATCCGCGACCCCGGCCAAAGCCGTGGAACCGCGTGAGAAGGCCAGCCTGCATCCGCGCAATCGCCATCAGGGTCGTTACGACTTCCCGGCGCTGATCAAGACCACGCCGGAACTGGCGAAGTTCGTGATCATCAACCCGTACGGCAAGGAAAGCATCGACTTCGCCAGCCCGGATGCGGTCAGGGTATTCAACCGGGCACTGCTCAAGTCGTTCTACGGCATCGCCCATTGGGACATTCCGGCCGACTACCTGTGCCCGCCGGTTCCGGGTCGTGCGGATTACGTGCACTTCCTGGCGGACCTGCTGGCCAGCGCCAATGAAGGTGTGATTCCGCGCGGCGCCGCGGTCAAGGTGCTGGACATCGGCATGGGCGCCAACTGTGTATATCCGCTGATCGGCCATAGCGACTACCGCTGGCAGTTCCTCGGCTCAGAGATTGATTCGACCGCCATCGCTGCGGCCAAAGCCATCATTCAAGCCAATGGCCTGAACAAAGCCATTCAGATTCGCCAGCAGAGCAATCCCAAGCAGATTTTGCTGGGGCTGCTGGAGAGCGCCGAGCGCTTTGACCTGACGATGTGCAACCCACCGTTCCACGCCTCGCTGGACGAAGCTACGCGCGGCAGCACACGCAAGTGGCGCGCGTTGGGCAAGGCCGATCCGAAACGCAAACTGCCGGTGCTGAATTTTGGCGGTCAGGCCGCGGAATTGTGGTGTGAGGGCGGTGAAGCGCGATTCGTCACCCAACTGATCAGCGAAAGCGCGCAGGTGGGGCAACAGGTGCTGTGGTTCAGCACACTGGTATCGAAAGCTTCGAACCTGCCAGCAATCCAGACCGCGCTGAAAAAAGCCGGGGCACTGCAAAGCCAGGTGGTGGAAATGTCCCAGGGCCAGAAACAGAGTCGCTTCGTGGCGTGGACGTTCCAGACCCCAGCGCAACAACAGGCCTGGCGTCAGGCGCGCTGGGTGAAACCTTCAGCGTAA